One region of Hymenobacter sediminicola genomic DNA includes:
- a CDS encoding two-component regulator propeller domain-containing protein: MIRLLRALPYRVVLLVASLLAAPATLQAQSVGFGDWQLHLPTSGARVLAEAGNRIYVAADNSFYYFDKETSTTTLLSSRDGLNGAGVKTIAYDSVSQQLLVAYQDANLDLISADAGRIRNISDIQRKQLSGSKAINAISFSGQRAYLACDFGIVVVDLSKLEVRDTYSNIGPLGAGVKVYATTVSGGIIFAATDKGLHHASLTANLADYRAWTLDIPADDGFFKTLVTHRGQVYAGRSFGNILRYRSGSVWEAINTTYANFYTSLTSSAAGLLFTDETKVSLLNVTSNAVTVLSNAAFSSPRFGLRAKDGAIYIADLQRGLLRTTDRNTYEAFMGNAPQTQQAFGLLADARSNTVNVFTGGFDLAYTQQERRSGFYEYQEGRWTNYTSENYPTTTQYPNIKDITRGARTPDGTLYVGSYGDGLLRWKAPGDFTLYTPANSPLISAIPGQPYTRVTDVAAAANGDVWVATRHPEQPSRSGLHVLTPSTDTWRTIPFYPGFDNLDRLVLDDFGAVWVSQARKLGAGLMAYDDVNKTPPVYFSQANGLPSNTIYALAKDRKGAIWVATDKGIAVFDDPSSAFTDARPAFTTPILDRFPALNEEVVRAVAVDGANRKWFGTDRGLWLLSEDGTAVVHHFTTANSPLPSNQIVDVAVNDKTGEVFAATVAGVVSYKGSATVTEGTPQCAKVTPNPVRTNFTGQVGVSGLSNNGIVKITDVTGKLVFQTTATGGTVIWNLADYNGRKVQSGVYLVLSSDAEGKNGCISKIAVVEQ; the protein is encoded by the coding sequence ATGATTCGTCTGCTACGCGCGTTACCCTACCGTGTCGTTTTATTGGTGGCTTCCCTGTTGGCCGCGCCGGCTACCCTACAGGCGCAGAGCGTAGGCTTCGGCGACTGGCAGCTGCACCTTCCTACCAGCGGAGCCCGCGTGCTGGCGGAGGCCGGCAACCGCATCTACGTAGCCGCCGACAACTCATTTTACTACTTCGATAAGGAAACTAGCACGACTACGCTACTCTCCAGCCGCGACGGCCTAAATGGCGCTGGAGTGAAAACCATTGCCTACGACTCCGTAAGTCAGCAGCTGCTGGTGGCCTATCAGGATGCCAATCTGGACCTGATCAGTGCTGATGCTGGCCGCATCCGCAACATCAGTGACATTCAGCGCAAGCAACTCTCGGGCAGCAAAGCCATTAATGCCATTAGCTTCAGCGGGCAGCGGGCCTACCTCGCCTGCGACTTTGGCATTGTGGTGGTGGACCTGAGCAAGCTGGAAGTGCGCGACACGTATTCCAACATTGGGCCACTGGGCGCAGGGGTGAAGGTGTACGCTACCACCGTTTCGGGCGGAATCATCTTTGCCGCCACCGATAAGGGCCTGCACCACGCCAGCCTCACGGCCAACCTGGCTGACTACCGGGCCTGGACCCTGGATATTCCGGCCGATGATGGGTTCTTCAAAACCCTGGTTACGCATAGAGGGCAGGTATATGCCGGTCGCAGCTTCGGCAATATTCTGCGGTACCGTTCCGGCTCTGTTTGGGAGGCTATTAACACCACCTACGCCAATTTCTACACCAGCCTCACGTCCTCAGCGGCAGGGCTGCTTTTCACGGATGAAACCAAGGTTTCCTTGCTGAATGTCACCAGCAATGCCGTGACGGTACTGAGCAACGCAGCGTTTTCCTCGCCCCGGTTTGGCCTTCGCGCCAAGGACGGCGCTATCTATATTGCCGACCTGCAGCGCGGCCTGCTCCGAACCACTGACCGGAACACATATGAGGCGTTTATGGGCAATGCGCCCCAAACGCAACAGGCCTTTGGGCTGCTGGCTGATGCCCGTAGCAATACAGTGAATGTGTTTACAGGAGGCTTTGATTTGGCGTACACCCAGCAGGAGCGCCGTTCAGGCTTTTACGAGTACCAGGAAGGCCGCTGGACCAACTATACCAGCGAGAACTACCCGACAACAACGCAGTATCCCAACATCAAGGACATTACCCGGGGTGCCCGCACACCAGATGGGACGCTGTATGTAGGTAGCTATGGCGACGGGTTGCTCCGTTGGAAAGCTCCCGGAGACTTTACGCTCTATACGCCCGCCAACAGTCCACTCATAAGTGCTATTCCGGGGCAGCCGTACACCCGCGTGACAGATGTGGCAGCGGCGGCCAACGGCGACGTCTGGGTGGCTACACGCCATCCGGAGCAGCCTAGCCGCTCTGGCCTGCACGTGCTGACCCCCTCCACAGACACGTGGCGTACCATCCCGTTCTATCCCGGCTTCGACAACCTGGACCGATTGGTGCTCGACGATTTTGGGGCAGTGTGGGTGTCGCAGGCGCGTAAGCTGGGTGCTGGGCTGATGGCCTACGATGATGTGAACAAAACGCCGCCGGTCTATTTCTCGCAAGCCAATGGCCTGCCTTCGAACACGATTTATGCGCTGGCCAAGGACCGTAAAGGGGCTATATGGGTCGCTACGGACAAAGGCATTGCCGTGTTCGACGACCCAAGCTCGGCCTTCACGGATGCCCGCCCTGCTTTCACTACCCCCATCCTCGACCGGTTTCCAGCCCTGAACGAGGAAGTGGTACGCGCTGTGGCAGTAGATGGAGCCAACCGTAAGTGGTTCGGTACCGACCGGGGCCTGTGGCTGCTCAGCGAAGACGGCACCGCAGTTGTGCACCATTTCACCACCGCTAACAGCCCATTGCCCAGCAACCAGATTGTAGATGTAGCCGTGAATGATAAAACCGGGGAGGTATTCGCGGCTACGGTGGCCGGCGTAGTGTCTTATAAAGGCTCGGCTACGGTTACGGAAGGCACGCCGCAATGCGCCAAAGTGACGCCCAACCCGGTGCGCACCAATTTCACGGGGCAGGTAGGTGTGTCGGGGCTGTCCAACAATGGCATCGTCAAAATCACGGATGTCACCGGCAAGCTGGTGTTTCAGACCACTGCCACTGGCGGCACTGTCATCTGGAATCTGGCCGACTACAACGGCCGCAAAGTACAGTCGGGGGTGTATCTGGTGCTTTCATCGGATGCGGAAGGAAAGAACGGCTGTATCAGCAAGATTGCCGTAGTAGAGCAGTAG
- a CDS encoding thymidine kinase, protein MFIEPRVGNGRDVPRRGWIEVVCGSMFSGKTEELIRRLNRAKIARQRVEIFKPALDTRYHIEDVVSHNATSIRSTPVPLAQEILLLAGGCDVVGIDEAQFFDESLVDVCVQLANHGSRVIVAGLDMDFLGKPFGPMPALMAVAEYVTKVHAVCVCCGEIASYSFRMAASEDKILLGETDAYEARCRPCFLEGMQEKSALETAAAHKH, encoded by the coding sequence GTGTTTATTGAACCCCGTGTCGGCAATGGCCGTGATGTACCCCGCCGGGGCTGGATTGAAGTGGTATGCGGCTCTATGTTTTCGGGTAAGACCGAGGAGCTGATCCGCCGCCTCAACCGCGCCAAAATAGCCCGTCAGCGGGTCGAAATCTTCAAGCCTGCGCTAGACACGCGCTACCACATTGAGGATGTAGTGTCGCATAATGCTACCAGCATCCGATCTACACCGGTGCCGCTGGCGCAGGAAATTCTGCTGCTGGCCGGGGGCTGCGACGTGGTAGGCATTGACGAGGCTCAGTTTTTCGATGAGAGCCTCGTGGACGTGTGCGTGCAGCTGGCCAACCATGGCTCCCGCGTTATTGTGGCTGGCCTTGATATGGACTTTCTGGGTAAGCCCTTTGGCCCCATGCCGGCCCTGATGGCTGTAGCCGAATACGTGACCAAAGTGCATGCGGTGTGCGTCTGCTGCGGCGAAATTGCCTCGTATTCCTTCCGCATGGCCGCTTCCGAAGATAAAATACTGCTGGGCGAAACCGACGCGTACGAGGCCCGCTGCCGACCGTGTTTTCTGGAAGGCATGCAGGAAAAATCGGCGCTGGAAACGGCGGCGGCTCACAAGCACTAA
- a CDS encoding 2Fe-2S iron-sulfur cluster-binding protein → MPTLTVQNLPAAAAVPVPAGATLLAALQAAGHDWMHACGAKGRCTTCRLIVTSGAEGLTPPTGPELRYLAAGRLLPQERLTCQARLAEGHVTGSVPSATMLPHMQYTL, encoded by the coding sequence ATGCCTACGCTCACCGTGCAAAACCTGCCTGCTGCTGCGGCCGTGCCTGTGCCGGCCGGCGCCACCCTGCTAGCAGCCCTACAAGCCGCCGGCCATGACTGGATGCACGCGTGTGGCGCGAAAGGCCGCTGCACCACCTGCCGCCTCATTGTTACGAGTGGTGCCGAGGGCCTAACGCCGCCCACCGGCCCGGAGTTGCGTTACCTCGCCGCCGGCCGTCTGCTACCACAAGAACGACTGACGTGCCAAGCCCGGCTGGCTGAAGGACACGTGACAGGAAGCGTGCCCAGCGCTACCATGCTGCCGCACATGCAGTATACGCTTTAG
- the rodA gene encoding rod shape-determining protein RodA — translation MASSPARYSRSVDWVTVGIYFLMVLLGWVSVYAASYTPDAPTNGSLFGNLSFQELMVYDWFKQILWIGTAVVLIVMLLVIDYKAYDTFAFVLYGGMILLLIITPFIARPIGGSRSWLELGPMRLQPAEFAKFVTALAVSRYMASINLRQQNFRDQAVLAGLTLLPPLLILAANETGQALVFAAFLLAYFREGMSPLILVILAAAAIILILALLVPKVWLIGVFTVILGLVFVFNPKVMRHHLPVSLSVWAVVIGMVFGVDFFFNNVLQPHQRKRIEVLINPSADPLGVGWNVTQSKIAIGSGGFTGKGFLQGTQTKFDFVPAQSTDFIFCTIGEEWGWLGTTGVIVLFMALLGRVLYVAERQKSVFGRTYGYCVASILFFHFAINIGMTIGLAPVVGIPLPLFSYGGSSLWSFTILLFILLGIDAYRKQDLERY, via the coding sequence ATGGCCTCCTCACCAGCAAGATATTCGCGTAGCGTCGACTGGGTGACTGTCGGAATCTATTTCCTGATGGTGCTGCTGGGCTGGGTGAGCGTGTACGCGGCCAGCTACACGCCCGATGCACCGACCAATGGCAGCTTGTTCGGCAATCTGAGCTTTCAGGAGCTGATGGTCTATGACTGGTTCAAGCAGATTCTGTGGATTGGTACCGCCGTAGTGCTCATCGTAATGCTGCTTGTTATTGACTACAAGGCCTACGACACGTTTGCGTTTGTGCTCTACGGTGGCATGATTCTGCTGCTCATTATCACGCCATTCATTGCGCGTCCTATTGGCGGGTCGCGCTCCTGGCTTGAGCTGGGGCCAATGCGGCTGCAGCCCGCCGAGTTTGCCAAGTTTGTCACCGCCTTGGCCGTGTCGCGTTACATGGCCAGCATCAACCTGCGCCAGCAGAACTTCCGCGACCAAGCCGTGCTGGCGGGCCTCACGCTGCTTCCCCCGCTGCTAATTCTGGCCGCCAACGAAACCGGGCAGGCACTGGTGTTTGCTGCTTTCCTGCTGGCCTATTTCCGGGAAGGTATGTCGCCGCTGATTCTGGTGATTCTGGCCGCCGCCGCTATCATCCTGATTCTGGCGCTACTGGTGCCTAAAGTGTGGTTGATAGGAGTTTTTACGGTGATTCTGGGCTTGGTCTTCGTCTTCAATCCGAAGGTGATGCGCCACCATTTGCCGGTGTCATTAAGCGTGTGGGCTGTCGTAATCGGAATGGTGTTCGGGGTAGATTTTTTCTTCAACAACGTGCTGCAGCCCCACCAGCGCAAACGTATCGAAGTGCTCATCAACCCTTCCGCCGACCCGCTGGGTGTGGGCTGGAACGTGACGCAGTCCAAGATTGCCATTGGCTCGGGTGGTTTCACCGGCAAGGGCTTCCTGCAGGGCACCCAGACTAAGTTCGATTTTGTGCCAGCCCAAAGTACCGACTTTATCTTCTGTACCATCGGGGAGGAATGGGGCTGGCTTGGTACCACCGGGGTGATTGTGCTGTTCATGGCGTTGCTGGGACGGGTGCTGTATGTGGCGGAGCGCCAGAAATCGGTATTTGGGCGCACCTACGGCTACTGCGTGGCCAGCATTCTGTTTTTCCACTTCGCCATCAACATCGGCATGACCATTGGGCTGGCCCCGGTGGTCGGTATTCCGCTGCCGTTGTTCAGCTACGGCGGGTCGTCGCTCTGGTCGTTTACCATTCTGCTGTTCATTCTGCTGGGCATTGATGCCTATCGTAAGCAGGATTTGGAACGGTACTAA
- the mrdA gene encoding penicillin-binding protein 2, with the protein MQYLEGRRFVVAAIFLAVALTFGARLFYIQVLDGSYKLAADRNTLQRIVQVPYRGLIYDRKGQLLVQNTPVYDLMVVPREVKQLDTVRFCQLLQLPLEEVRESLKMARAYSRVKASPLVQNLSTPELAAIQDNLIDFPGFSIKARMARSYRTENMAHALGYVGAITPAFLEKEKYAKYLPGDFLGISGLESFYEQQLMGKRGVQYRMVNVRGIEKGSFRDGEYDTLSVAGQDLHTSIDIELQKYGEMLMRNKRGSIVALDPKTGEILAMVSAPGFEPSVLTGKGMGNRYMELLQDTAKPLFNRPLMATYPPGSVFKLVNELVALQMGVVTPQTSFDCNWKLVRCTHRHEHPYNVSIAIKNSCNPYFYQVMRTAVLRGRSTNRFEDARLGYSEWRRQVMTFGLGEKLGVDISQEKKGLIPTSDFYDKAYGFHRWNFRTIYSLSIGQGEMGITGLQMANVMATIANRGYYYTPHFVKGIGSGGPLPQFRERHVTVVDPKYFETIIPGMQQVVDGRGGTGSNASLLDVGISVAGKTGTVQNRHGADHATFAAFAPAEDPKIAIVVFIENAGFGGSSAAPLASLMIEKYLRGDIAPWRKRWENWLQGPAEQFIRKR; encoded by the coding sequence TTGCAATATCTCGAAGGACGCCGGTTTGTGGTGGCGGCTATTTTTCTGGCTGTAGCTCTCACCTTCGGAGCCCGGCTTTTCTACATTCAGGTGCTCGACGGCAGCTACAAACTGGCCGCCGACCGCAACACGCTGCAGCGCATCGTGCAGGTGCCCTATCGGGGCCTGATCTATGACCGCAAAGGCCAGTTGCTGGTGCAGAACACGCCCGTCTACGACCTGATGGTGGTGCCGCGCGAAGTAAAGCAGCTCGATACGGTGCGCTTCTGCCAGCTGCTGCAATTGCCGCTGGAAGAAGTGCGTGAATCGTTGAAAATGGCCCGTGCTTACTCCCGCGTCAAGGCCTCGCCGCTGGTCCAGAACCTGAGCACGCCCGAGTTGGCTGCCATCCAGGACAACCTCATCGACTTTCCCGGCTTCAGTATCAAGGCCCGGATGGCGCGCTCCTACCGCACCGAGAACATGGCCCACGCGCTGGGTTATGTAGGCGCCATCACGCCGGCTTTCCTGGAGAAGGAGAAGTATGCCAAGTATCTGCCGGGCGACTTTTTGGGTATTTCGGGGCTGGAATCCTTCTACGAGCAGCAGTTGATGGGCAAGCGCGGCGTGCAGTACCGTATGGTGAATGTGCGCGGCATTGAGAAAGGCTCGTTCCGCGACGGCGAATACGATACGCTGTCGGTGGCCGGGCAGGATTTGCACACCAGTATCGACATTGAACTGCAGAAATACGGTGAGATGCTGATGCGCAACAAGCGCGGCTCCATCGTAGCCCTCGACCCCAAAACCGGCGAAATCCTGGCCATGGTATCGGCGCCGGGCTTCGAGCCGTCGGTGCTGACGGGCAAGGGCATGGGCAACCGCTACATGGAACTACTCCAGGACACGGCCAAGCCGCTCTTCAACCGCCCGCTGATGGCTACCTACCCGCCGGGCTCGGTATTTAAGCTGGTAAACGAACTGGTGGCGCTGCAAATGGGCGTCGTGACGCCCCAGACCAGCTTCGACTGCAACTGGAAGCTAGTGCGCTGCACCCACCGCCACGAGCACCCCTACAACGTCAGTATTGCCATCAAAAACAGCTGTAACCCCTATTTCTACCAGGTGATGCGCACGGCTGTACTGCGCGGGCGTTCCACCAACCGCTTCGAGGATGCCCGACTAGGCTACAGTGAGTGGCGGCGGCAGGTGATGACCTTCGGGCTGGGCGAAAAGCTGGGCGTCGATATTTCGCAGGAGAAAAAGGGTCTGATTCCAACATCAGACTTCTACGATAAGGCCTACGGATTTCACCGCTGGAACTTTCGGACCATCTATTCGCTGTCCATTGGGCAGGGCGAAATGGGCATTACCGGCCTACAGATGGCCAACGTCATGGCAACCATTGCCAACCGCGGCTATTACTACACGCCTCATTTCGTGAAGGGAATCGGGAGCGGCGGGCCGCTGCCACAATTCCGGGAACGGCATGTGACGGTGGTAGACCCGAAGTATTTCGAAACGATTATCCCGGGCATGCAGCAGGTGGTAGATGGCCGCGGCGGCACCGGCAGCAACGCGTCTTTGCTGGACGTAGGCATTTCGGTGGCGGGCAAAACCGGCACAGTACAGAACCGTCACGGTGCCGACCACGCCACCTTCGCGGCTTTTGCCCCGGCCGAAGACCCCAAGATTGCCATTGTTGTGTTCATCGAAAATGCCGGTTTCGGCGGCTCATCGGCGGCCCCATTGGCTTCTCTGATGATTGAGAAATACCTGCGCGGCGACATTGCGCCCTGGCGCAAACGCTGGGAAAACTGGCTCCAAGGGCCAGCCGAACAATTTATCCGCAAACGATAA